One region of Olleya sp. Hel_I_94 genomic DNA includes:
- a CDS encoding PhoX family protein, translated as MKLFKQHFFQICIITSLGFGLVGCEGENGLDGTNGQDGQDFTPTDELFSNKSALDPLVDISANFNNVKAYSLISSTDYLPNGFRLVGAQDGAGLLKDGNEYIYVVNAEDDYSVSRIRFDQNMRPIKGEWLLNAGVADFARQCSGTMWEAAIHGGSEDFFLSASESIAYDVKAIDPWIETPTPTADFGLDALGEFSWENAVPLPQNSYAGKTVIIGGDDDSSGSEGQVIMYLSENGDADLTNGKIYVLRLKEVSDGANGIQNVAPNTVYNEGSLDFGATYNVEFVEIENGASMTKTEMETACTGVFASQFMRVEDVDYQKGSDENARNVYFAVTGRGPGAGTYNDWGTIYKLNLDANNPLQGQLTQIVSGNTDTNNQDGNLSSLQSPDNICVTENYVYIQEDPNSFDRGHAARIYQTDLNGNNPTDVLDLKIESNLSPTGSSSLSGEFGALIDISDKVGVPDTFILNLQPHYWKSDDFISTNLPHNQGGQIVLLQGLPR; from the coding sequence ATGAAATTATTTAAACAACATTTTTTTCAAATATGCATAATTACCAGTCTAGGATTTGGATTAGTAGGCTGTGAAGGAGAAAATGGATTAGATGGAACAAACGGTCAGGATGGTCAAGATTTTACGCCTACCGATGAGCTTTTTAGTAACAAATCGGCTTTAGATCCTTTAGTAGATATTAGCGCTAACTTTAACAATGTAAAAGCTTACTCATTAATTAGCTCGACAGATTATTTACCAAATGGATTCCGTTTAGTTGGTGCACAAGATGGTGCAGGTTTATTAAAAGATGGTAACGAATATATTTATGTTGTCAATGCAGAAGACGATTATAGTGTCTCTAGAATTAGATTTGACCAAAACATGAGACCTATAAAAGGAGAATGGTTGTTAAACGCTGGAGTTGCAGATTTTGCAAGACAATGTTCTGGTACAATGTGGGAAGCTGCAATACATGGTGGCTCTGAAGATTTCTTTTTATCTGCTTCAGAAAGTATCGCATACGATGTTAAAGCAATAGATCCTTGGATAGAAACACCTACGCCTACTGCCGATTTTGGTTTGGATGCTTTAGGTGAATTTTCTTGGGAAAATGCAGTACCATTACCTCAAAATTCATATGCAGGAAAAACTGTGATTATTGGTGGAGATGACGATTCTAGTGGCTCTGAAGGTCAAGTAATCATGTATTTATCAGAAAATGGAGATGCAGATTTAACTAACGGTAAAATATATGTATTACGTTTAAAAGAAGTATCTGATGGTGCCAATGGTATCCAAAATGTTGCTCCAAATACAGTGTACAACGAAGGAAGCTTAGATTTTGGAGCAACCTATAATGTTGAATTTGTTGAAATAGAAAATGGTGCGTCAATGACCAAAACAGAAATGGAAACAGCTTGTACTGGTGTTTTTGCTTCACAGTTTATGCGTGTTGAAGATGTTGACTACCAAAAAGGAAGTGATGAAAACGCTAGAAACGTTTATTTTGCAGTAACAGGAAGAGGTCCTGGAGCAGGAACTTATAATGATTGGGGAACCATTTACAAATTAAACCTAGATGCCAACAACCCATTACAAGGTCAATTAACACAAATTGTAAGTGGTAACACAGACACAAACAACCAAGATGGTAACTTATCTAGCTTACAAAGTCCGGACAATATTTGTGTAACAGAAAACTATGTGTACATTCAAGAAGATCCTAACTCTTTTGATAGAGGTCATGCAGCTAGAATCTACCAAACAGACTTAAACGGAAATAATCCAACAGACGTATTAGATTTAAAAATTGAAAGCAACTTATCTCCTACTGGAAGCTCTTCTTTATCTGGAGAGTTTGGTGCTTTAATTGACATTTCTGACAAAGTTGGTGTGCCAGACACGTTTATTCTAAACTTACAACCACACTACTGGAAAAGTGACGATTTTATATCTACAAACTTACCACACAACCAAGGTGGCCAAATCGTATTACTACAAGGATTACCTAGATAA
- a CDS encoding MarC family NAAT transporter — MELFLAVFGALFSIMNPLGTVPVFVGLTGEHSKKERSVTAFWTAIDVLVILLLSFFAGQYILSFFGISLNALKIAGGLIITSSGFALLTGKFREHKGMKRKKVQEDIHTRDGISLTPLAIPMLAGPGTISLLITYNQEFVLTAEKFTIVGAMFLAAITIYIILKSAYFIVKFLGASGINALSRIIGFIVIAIGVEYIISSVVDILSTIKI, encoded by the coding sequence ATGGAATTATTTTTAGCAGTATTTGGAGCATTATTTTCAATTATGAATCCTTTAGGAACCGTTCCTGTATTTGTAGGCTTAACAGGAGAGCACAGTAAAAAAGAACGATCAGTCACAGCATTTTGGACAGCAATAGATGTTTTGGTTATTTTATTGCTTTCGTTTTTTGCAGGTCAGTATATCTTATCTTTTTTTGGAATTAGTCTTAATGCTTTAAAAATAGCAGGAGGATTAATAATTACATCCTCTGGTTTTGCGTTGTTGACCGGAAAATTTAGAGAACATAAAGGGATGAAACGTAAAAAGGTACAAGAAGATATACATACTAGAGATGGAATAAGTTTAACACCATTAGCAATACCTATGTTAGCTGGTCCTGGTACAATTTCGTTATTAATTACTTATAATCAAGAGTTTGTTTTAACTGCAGAAAAATTTACCATAGTTGGTGCTATGTTTTTAGCAGCAATTACTATTTATATAATACTTAAAAGTGCTTATTTTATTGTTAAGTTTTTAGGAGCTTCAGGTATTAATGCACTGTCCAGAATTATAGGTTTTATTGTAATAGCAATAGGTGTTGAGTATATAATATCTTCGGTAGTAGATATACTTTCAACAATTAAAATATAG
- a CDS encoding multidrug effflux MFS transporter has protein sequence MQKNPPVKLEFILLMASLMSIVALAIDAILPAMSAIGITVNSLDTSNNQLLITMIFLGLGCGQLLFGPLSDSFGRKPIVYIGFTVFAIGSIVCVLSHSLEMMVVGRIIQGIGLAAPRTIAIAVIRDMFKGDYMAKIMSFVTTFFILVPVIAPVMGKFILNHYDWTGIFYVQLIMALVVAIWFWKRQPETLKPEYKIKFTRHVFIDGLKELLKYKETIGFTIISGFISGAFIVYLSASQVIFENQYGLIDEFPYIFAGLACGVGLSTFLNGSFVMRLGMWRLSYLAIIVFSVNALLYVLLFWNATTNPALPIILIFMAIQFFTIGFIFGNLRAIAMEPIGHIAGIGAAITGFISTIMAVPIANYIGSFVDTTALPLFIGFTVFGFMSLFLFLFIKRTRKRNIIL, from the coding sequence ATGCAAAAAAATCCACCTGTTAAGTTAGAGTTTATATTACTAATGGCATCTTTAATGTCTATTGTTGCCTTAGCGATTGATGCTATTTTACCAGCAATGTCAGCTATAGGTATCACAGTTAATAGTTTAGACACTAGTAACAACCAATTACTAATAACCATGATTTTTCTAGGTTTAGGATGTGGACAGCTACTATTTGGACCTTTATCGGATAGTTTTGGTAGAAAACCCATTGTTTATATTGGTTTTACTGTATTTGCAATAGGAAGTATAGTTTGTGTTTTATCACATAGTTTAGAAATGATGGTTGTTGGTCGTATCATTCAAGGTATTGGATTAGCAGCTCCAAGAACTATCGCTATTGCTGTTATTAGAGACATGTTTAAAGGAGATTATATGGCCAAAATAATGTCGTTTGTTACGACCTTCTTTATTTTGGTTCCTGTTATTGCTCCTGTAATGGGTAAATTTATTTTAAACCATTACGATTGGACAGGAATCTTTTATGTTCAATTAATAATGGCTTTAGTTGTTGCTATTTGGTTTTGGAAACGTCAGCCTGAAACCTTAAAGCCTGAATATAAAATAAAGTTTACTAGACATGTTTTTATTGATGGTTTAAAAGAATTATTAAAATATAAAGAAACTATAGGATTTACCATTATTTCTGGTTTTATCTCTGGTGCATTTATTGTTTATTTAAGTGCTTCTCAGGTCATTTTTGAAAATCAATATGGCTTAATAGACGAGTTTCCATACATCTTTGCTGGATTGGCATGTGGTGTTGGTTTATCCACTTTTTTAAACGGAAGCTTTGTTATGCGTCTTGGTATGTGGCGTTTATCCTATTTAGCTATCATTGTTTTTAGCGTTAATGCGTTACTGTATGTCTTATTATTTTGGAATGCTACAACTAATCCTGCATTACCTATTATATTAATATTTATGGCTATTCAATTTTTTACCATAGGCTTTATCTTTGGAAACCTACGAGCTATTGCTATGGAGCCAATTGGACACATTGCTGGTATTGGAGCTGCTATAACAGGATTTATATCTACAATAATGGCTGTACCAATTGCAAATTACATTGGTAGTTTTGTTGACACAACAGCTTTACCATTATTTATAGGGTTTACGGTTTTCGGTTTTATGTCTCTATTTTTATTTTTATTTATTAAAAGAACAAGAAAACGAAATATCATTTTATAA